One Salvia splendens isolate huo1 chromosome 1, SspV2, whole genome shotgun sequence genomic window, AAGGTTGCCATCAAACACTATGAtgcaaaagaaaatgaaaatgaaaatgaaaatgaaaatgaaaatgaaaatgaaaatgaaaatgaaaaaaggtcAGAAAAACCATTTCCCAAAAGGGGGACTTGCCTGCAACGACCTTCATCTGAGATTCTAATTCAATCCGAACAGTGGAACCTTTGACATCTTTAACACGTCCCTTGCAACCTTTATAATGGCCAAGACGAATTTTCACAGTGGCTCCAATTAAAGCATCATGGCCTCTTCCACCTCCTCTTCCACCAACTGTTCAATCAAAATTATCAACTCATGAGAAGTGTGGAATAAACTTTATCACAAAACTGTGGCCAAAATAAATCAGTGAGCATCAAATGGAAAAGAAGACATGAATAATGTGATATGTAGGCGACCACATTAATTTTATCAGCTTTGAACCTTAGAAGTACGGGTACCACAGCCACGGGTGATAATCACACCACAGAAAGACCCACATAGACGAGTTCGATAGTCTTATATGTATGCAAAATTACTTACAATTGTTATGACCACCATAACCACCTCTAGGTGGTCTCATGGAAGAGGTAGGAACACGTGGTGGAGTTCTCagatgtgaaaattttgatgTAAAGGAATTGCCCTGCATTAAAGGCATTGTCAATAGATGCAACCAAGCAAATGCGCAAATAGCATGTCAAATGGGTGCTTGATAACTGATAAGATCCATACATTCCTTTCACCATTCGCCCGTGATCCACCAACCATCATACAAGACTCCGATTTTACGCAAATAAAACCAGCATGCTCAAGGTGATGCCGatcataaataaacaaaactcCTTTGTAGATATGTTCAACTGGACCCTGCTTTCCCTGGAATGTGGCAAAATAGATATGGAGTAAGCAATTGGATAAGAAGGAACCAGGAGACAATAGTTTCCCAAATTTTAGACAGTCAAACATCGTCAAGTAACAACCAATAAAGTTGAAGACAACGCACCCTACACGGACCATCAAGAATTTTAACAACATCTTTCACAGACAGTGTATTCTTGTACCGATCTTTAGCAAAAATCTTCTTGTCAACCTTGTATTTAATCTCTCTTAACCTCGCGAGAGCAACATCAGGTCTCTCTGGAACACCCTTAAGAACCTGAATTGCAGCCGATACTAGTTAGGAACAATGAACTGATAGTTTTCAGTTTTCACTAACTTCTTGTTTTGAGGCACTCACCTGAAAGGCTTCACTCTCGACTCGTATAATTACACCAAAACTATTGTCACTGCACAAAATTAATTGTCAATGAGCAAAACCTAGGAGAAATCTGAAAAGTTAAAAACTGCGAAAAAATAAATACGAAACTTACTCTAGCACCACAAGATCATGAAGCTCATAATCACCAATCTTAGTTACACCAGACGTTACTTCAGAGCTCTCCACAACATTGTCCGCAAAGACACGTATCTACGTAAAAACAAAACAGGAATGACATCGGCACAtgatcaaacaaaaataaacttATAATAGAAAGATAGCTGCGTACAAGTTCCTTTGTTGTGTCTGAGACTAAATTCACCACATGACCTTCAACTGAGACAACCATACCAGTTGCACCCTCTGTAGCACCAGACACAACCTTTACATGATTTCCAGGTTCAAAGTACTTGCAAAGGTCTTTGTCGCTAATAGCAAGGGTTTTCTAGAGATCAACAGGTGAAACATGGTAAATTTCTTTGTAATAATTGCCATGATCCACATCCAGAGATGGAATTTAAGATATTGCATGagcaaaaatatattaaatttactCACCGGAAGGCCCTTTTCATTTGGTTTAATATGAACAGTATCTTCCTCGACCTTCTCCACCCATCCTTTCAAGTTTCTAAGATCTCCCTTGACAACTATAACCCTATCACCCTTCATAAAATGACCTTTCTTTCTGTTTGCAAAGAGTGTAGACAAACTTGACATGTCCCCATCCCCAGTTTCACCAGGTTGCCTAAATTTTTCGAGTTCATCAAAGGTTGGTTGAACATTCTGAGTGCTGAGTGATTTTAACGAGACATTTTTATACAAGAAACCGTCCTTGAACATCATCCcttcaattttttcaaaataatcaCCAGTAGCTGGATCTCTTCTACGTTCAACTCGTATATGAAGCTCTCTGGAATTAAGAAGTTAAATGATATTACAGAAGTGTAAATAGAATTGGAGATGAAGTAAATAGAAGAAAGTAACTTAGCAGCTATACCTAGCTTCATCAATATTCATAAACCGTGCAGGGGGAGTAAATGCCTTCTTCTTGGGGACTTCCCTCCCTTCCTGAAAGCAGGCCAATATGTGCTTGTAAACAAAAACTCAAAATGATCATTTGTAAAAGTTACATGCTAAtttgatattaattaatatcataTCACCAACAATGTGTAAAGGTTTACAAGTTGCAAGAGGAAAAAATACTCTCAGATATTTGACAAATAACCGAGGAAGTTCTCTGATTTACAAAGAAAAACGGAATAAAGGAAAATCTTAGTCAATTACCACAGTCAGTCCCAGACTAAATCCATACAAATTACAGATACATACCAATTTGTTAGACAGGGCCTGCAAATCAATCCTAGGAATGACTTTCACAGTGGCTCTCTGCCGCACATTGTCCACATCAACAACCTTGTATTTAAGAAACCAAAGCAAAGTCTCACATATATgctaagaaacaaaagaaaaaatgacacataaagaaaacaaagGTTCCAATAACTATATATACCTTCGCAAGATCCCCTTTATAAGTACCAATCTTCAATCTGACCCAGGTATCCCTAGAAATATCAATTGCTTTGCTTTCAACTGACAGAACATCTGTCATCTCCTTGATTGGAACGAGCATTATTTTACCCGTAAATATATTACGCATACCCTTAATAGCCTGTATTGGATCACGCAAAAAATCTCTCATTTATCACCCAGACTAGATCAGCCTAAACTATGTACAATCACAAAATGAAAACTTGTACAGCGATAACAGACAGAGAAAGCAACTCAGCAGATATACCTCCTTCACATGAGCCTCTTTATCTGCCTCTATGTATATAAAATTTTTTAGGTGATCAAGTGCTATGGCAGATCTGATTTGCAATTCAGGTCCTCTATCAATGCACTTCTGCATAAGGCAAACAGCCACCTCCCTTTCACGGCCAATCTGCAAAACACAATAGGTAAATCAAATTAGACAATAAAGAGCTCAGATCATCCATTTACACTTCTTTTCTACTAAATCCAGATATAACGGGGCCTCCCATTATCATACCGCACATTTCACCATCCATAATTTGGGATCCCTAACAGAAGGCAGTAGAGCTTGCTGTTCTACATCCGTTGCTTCCTCGTCATATTCAACATTAAGGCTCCGTGCATATCTTTCCTGAATTCTTCTCTCAATCTCCTCAACATCCTCTTGCTCATCCTCACGTGGAAGCAGCGGACGACGATGCAATCTTCTATCATCCTCGTCAGGTATATCGGCTCCCGGATCAATGAAATCTGTATATGCAGGCAGATACCAAAACATAAAGATAAGTAAGCATGCTAAAAGCTTCAGCAAGAAACTTGTAAGAAAAAGTAGTATGATTTCAAATAAACTAGTAGGAAGTGATACCGAGCACAAGTCATCTTTATAAGACTTCCATTTCCAAGTGTTGATCTCAGTACAAAGTGGGAGGACAAATGCTCAGAGGAGCAAAACACAGAGAAAGTTGAGAGATTGTGATGGATActagatgcaacacataggaccAACTATATCCAGAAATAACCCAATATAGGAAGTTTTGATAAAGTGAAATATATATTCTCCTCATTACTATATTCCGTTACTCACTCTTCATTAACAAAAAAAGACAAATAATCTAATATACCACATAGCTTTATCAAATGCATTGTGCAAGACTAAACGCAAGTACGCAACATATCATCATTTAAATCTGAGATCAAATGTCAATCTCATCGGGTTCTAACTACTTGAACATAAATTACCTAACCACTTTAATCCAGGAGACTATGTTGTTTTATCTCCTAGTCTCCCAGGCAGAAATAACTGTactttctcaataatgcaacaTGTGGTATGCATTCACAGATGTTCATAAACTTCTGATACAGAAGCCAAGAGCCCAAAATAAAAACCCATATGCAAATACGAGGAGCTTTTGATGGGAAAGAAcctaaaaatcacaataagaaaGGAAGGAAAACTAGCCAGGGGATCTACAGGTTTCGTGCAATAAAAGTAGATGCCCTAAATCTAGGAAGAAAAAATAGAAGCACAAATAGAAGTCCAACTATCAAGCAATTCAGCTGTGATTCCTCAAAGCATTCTGCATTCACAAAAACTGCATTCTGAAATCTTATATACCAATATTTTATAGTGTTTGCAGATGACAAGAAACTGGAAGGGccaaaaatcaaacatttcAGACTGGGGAGGCTGCATTTTTTCAATTGGTTACcattcaaatcaaatcaaatcaccATTGCAGATTAGGTTGCATTTGAAACAAATAGTATACGACCTATCCTATCAAAGAATGGACCTACATATCCCAGTCTTAGTTCGTAAAATTACGCCCGGGGATGGATAAAAACCCTATTTTTACTACTGCTCTTGGCCAAGCTGCATCATGCCATCTCTCCCTAGATTTCCAATGTCCAGGAACAATAGGCAAATTAACTGGATACCAAAATCGAAATCTACAATGAACTCAATTTCTACgcaaataaataaaaggaagAATCATACTAACCGTCATccccttcctcctcctcctcttcctcatccgAATCAACCTGCGCCTCCAAATCGAAAAAATTTGAGGCCCCCTTATGGCGcttccctcctcctcctcctcttcttctggCGCCGCCTCCACCTCCATAATCCTCatcgtcgtcgtcctcctcttcgtcttcgtcttccTCCGCTTCGTCGTAGATGAAATCCGACGTAGTCCTCTTCCGTTTGACCTTTCCCCCATCATCGTATCCGTCGGCCTCATCGTCCTCTTCGTCTACGCCGTCGTATTCGTCGTCTTCTTCGACGTCGTCCTCGTATTCGTCTCTGCGGCGCGACATCGCGATTGGCAATCAGAATTCTTCCCGAGCGATGATTGAGAGCTtgtaattgaattgaatttgatTGAGGGAGAGTGTGGCTGAGAGATATATGAGTTTTCGTGAGAGGTTGCTGGAGTGTgagagacaaaaaaaaaaccctagaaACAGGCACGGCTTTGAAACGAGAAAAAATTGATGATGTTCGTGTTGATGACTCGATGCCTACATGGCTACATAATCTTATTTTTACTTAACTCGTTTATTTTTAAACTCCGAATTTAAGTACTCCATACTCCCcgtcttataaaaatatgtcatatttcttttttcgtcggtcccataaaaatagtccatatctatttatgaaaacatttttcttttctttttcctttatcaTTTATGAGCCCTACAATCCACTAtacaatttcaattatttttctcattctctcttactttaccaattatacattaaaactcgtgccgatctcaaatgacctatttctatgggacggagggagtatttttttcctattaataaaaatagttCAAATAAAGTActcttaaatttttaaataaatttatattgattttagtCGTTCTTGTTTTGTCAACCTCTCTTCGGACGACATTCATCTTTGTTTGTCGTTGCGCTCATCCCCTCCCTCGCTCGTTTCATGCGCAACTGTCTTTGCTTGCAAATTGTGTAGTCGAACAAACCCCTTGTTGTGCCTCTCTTTGTGTCGCAAGTAACCATGATTCATCGAGGCGTCAAAACCCTAGTTGCCTCTTTTCTACCATATCACCGCCTCCAAATTCGGATTTGTCCTGCGCCACCGCTTCTTGACCTGGACCTGCCTCAGTCCACACAAGATAAAAAAACTCCCACCGAAATCTCCAACGGCTTAGCAAAGCCATTAATTACACTAAGGTTTGGACGCCTAGGTGACACCCTCTGTGCGCAACGCTAGGATTGGTGTAAATGAGTTTTATGGTACTTACTACTTTTGGTTAGTTTCCATCTCCTAGTTTTTTTGGATGTAATCTTCTAAACTATCTACTGCTACTATTGTTTAATTGttgagttatttctatttttgttctagcccattaatggaattccattttaatgaaggagattagatttattccgaatgggggagtgacgcacaagggttatgcgtcgttattaattaAACGCACAACCTTTATGCGTCCTTGGTTAATGAcgcaagggttatgcgtcgttcaaagacgcataagtattatgcgtcttaccctaatgacgcataactcttatgcgtcacgTTGGTAAGTTAAGtattatgcgtcttaccctaatgatGCATAACCTTTATGCGTCACGTTGGTAAGTATTCCTGCCTATCACGCcggtgacccgggttcgatccctGGCAATGGTGCATTTTTTTAAGTGAGTAGTATTTGATAAATatgagttattctaaacatttgtttttggcaaatagatattactcttataaaagaattaattaaagaagttaATTGGAATTATTTTACGAATTTGATAGACACTTCGCATAAGCTTCTTTTGTTACAAACATGTctcaaataatttcatttgtatAATGACTTCGTATTGATATTCCACCCTGATATTGTTAACTCATCCTTAAATTACTAAttacaatcaaatcaagcaCAAGATCATTCAAAAGCCAAAATTTCATCAACCACCAGTGTCCACTTTCACCAATTCATATTTCATCCACATTCAAGTACCCTATCCTTCTCGGCGCCACCGCCACTGGCCTCCTTCTTTCCGACTTcaatctcttttttttattgttaaataattttttttaaggttTCATCACTATATAAGTAGCATTAactttgaaaaaaatttaatagacATAATTTTGTCGTCATCATTATGTTGCGAAATTATTTTTGCCAATAAAATGCAACATCTATTATAATCTATTAATCTGCATTTTTTTGGTTAGAAAAAgctatataaaattaattattattatatttaataataaatagttagtatttatttattatttaaaattttttcaaaatataaaaataatgctataatataaatatatgaaataaatacTCATGGTTATTCATTTGAGGGGAACTGGTGTAGTTGTATTTAAGGTCTTTAAGCCCAACTACTTGGGCTATACAAGGCTTAGCTTCACCCCATTATATgccatttttcttttaattattggACTCATAGCTTTTATATATGATCATGTAATTTCAATAGTGtgtttgagcttgaactgcGTATTCATTCAGAATTTATAATAACTGCCACAATTGTTGGAATATACAAATTATGTGTCATTTTCGTGCAATATTCTCAATTGAAGGTACCACAATTTCGTATAATATTTCACACCAATCCGATTCATCCTCATAATAATTGCATTGGAGAAATAATCACTTTTGAATCTCtgctaaaataatatttttaactaTTCCTTCGTTACAATTTTGAGCCCCGCAATACTTTGACCTCATTCCTTCGTTGCAATATTGATATTAAGTAGAAGTATAAAGTGCAAGTCAAATCACCAGAAAATTTTACGAGGGATTTTTAAATTGAACAACGTGATATTCATAAGTATTAACTAACAATGTATCATGTAGTAGTATTGTTTTTATTGTGATTCACATCAtgatttgattaattatatctgttgttttgaaatttacattttaaaatgaaaatttaatgaTCCTTTCATGTAATGAAATGCGTAACAGTCTTACACTAATTACagtatgtaaaattaaatacaatcaatttatattaagtacttttctttttttgattgATCTTCTTTGATTTCTTTCGTCGTTGATTGATTGATTTGGATTGCGTCATCTACATCATAATTTCTTCCATGAATTTTTATGAAACAAATTGCCGAATAGTTACATTATATAAGAAGTCTAATCAGCATAGGTTATCTACCGTGCTGGAATTAAAATTGAACATCATGAATCATATCCTCATTATATTGGTGGTGATGAGTGGAATAATCATAGGGGAGTCAAATCGAGGTATTGCTCCGACAAATGacaatattaatattagtgacGCCTGCTATGATGTTATAACTCGCAATGGTTGTTTGAAGTTTATTTTGTCTTTGTTTTGCTTTAAGACGGATTTTGAGCCAGTGGCTGAGACAGCTTGTTGCCGTTATTATGGACAACTTGGTGATGATTGTATAACTCTCATGGCCAACGACGCAAAGGCTAAACATCTTTGCTTAAGAGAAGATGATCATATTTATGACAATGCTCACCAGCTTAAGCAATTTTGCTTAAATCATGCCACTACTCCATCACCGATATATATTTGAGAATTTcgtttattttatgttttcgGTTCAGaggcaatttttttttgtattccttGTTACTCACTTTTTCATCATTTCTTATGGCTTTCCGTTGTATTTGATGAATTTTgagataataatattttgatgaaTTTTGATTTCGTGTTCATGAATTATTAGATAGGCACTGTGTTTTAGAATGCAACAAATAACGCAATCTTCAATTGTTTTGATGAATTATTAGATAGGCACTGTGTTTATAGTAATTGTATAccagattttatttttagttaaattaatattttgtatatttactTTACTATCCTTTACATTAAATTGTACTACTATATTAATTAGATCTAATTAAGGAGTATTTGTTAACATGGGGCCCGTATATTTATGATGGACAATCTTCATTTTGTTTCTCTACttttattgcatttatttatgggtatatatttaaatataaaatattagtataaatttGTTGTCTTTATATATTAACATACGTGAGTTTCTAATCAAATTAGtctttataaattttagtgaaaataatttaataaaaaaagttttaatgtgctctatttttttcacttccaatttgatatttttaactatttacaaaaaaaattgatttttctctccaattttacTATAAAAACTGTTACTAGTTtatattaattgattaattagggtaatttaaatttatattaagcTATTTAATCAATATTAGTTATCACATTTTATTTGTCTATAAGAACAATAACCTTTtcacaaaaatcacaaaaaaaaaatttattcgcAAAAGCAATGgcttttaattattataacttttatgcataaaaataaatttttctaTTCACAAAAATAgagtaataaattttatattttaaaaaaggtATGACTTTTCATAATAAATATaacttttatttgaaaaataaaattttttatttgatgatgAAGTTTAGTTCAATTGGTAATAAGCTCATCATCTATCCGATAAATCAAAGGGTTTGAGTCATCATCTATCCGACGAAGTTTAGGTCAATTGGAAATAGGCTTCTCATCTATCCGATAAATCAAAGGGTTCGATGATGGAAAACGACTATTGAtgctttaaaaataattaaagttattatttacaataataatttttattaataaaataatatttttattgaaaataataatatattttatttattacgacaataaattttattaatgaatAGAATaacttttattattaaaataatattaatatcttttactcacaaaaattataattataatttataagaaCAAtcgtttttaattttatattgttaAAATTTTATGAGCATTTCCCATAAAATTATCCATCGTACATTCAATAATACTCTAATTAAGATTTTAAATAGtctaattaaaattatgaatatattaATGCAAGCAtgtgttaattaattttcataatttaagaTTTGTCTTTCTAAAACAACGATAGGGCAAATTAGCATTGGCGGACACAGTAAGCAATGgaggagggcttaagcccttcccaaaAGTTTTATTTGTCCATTTTTTCTTCTTGtgaaatatttgaaaattttgaaattgagtttCAGCCCTTCCCAATAATTATTGCTGGAGAGTAAATTATTGTAAGTGAAATGAAAAGAAGGGGTTGAATCTAATAAACTGAACGCACATTAAAATAATGGATAACACTGCATTTAGGAAGAAGACGTGGGCATTATcaaattcaatataatagctTGTTGCCGTTATTATGGACAACTTGGTGATGATTGTATAACTCTCATGGCCAACGACGCAAAGGCTAAACATCTTTGCTTAAGAGAAGATGATCATATTTATGACAATGCTCACCAGCTTAAGCAATTTTGCTTAAATCATACTAGTAGTTGAGAATTTCTCTACGCTTCACCAATAAGTATTTGAGaatattatttttctgtttACAAGGAAAGGTTtcttgttttttaattagtattcCTTCATTACTCACTTTTTATTCATTTGTTATGGTTTTCCGTTGTACTTGATGGATTTTGTGATACTTGGATGAATTTAGTTTCTTGTTCATGATTTTGAGATAAGGACTATGCTTAGAAAATGTTCGGTTTTGCACAACCTTCAGTTTGAGACGATTTCCTGATGAGTTTGAAAACGTTCGGTTTTGCACAACCTTAAGTTTGGACAAAACGAAATCAAAATATGAGactgttttttttatgaaacgaTAAAAAAATGAAGCTTTTCTGAATATATAGGTTGAATCCAATATTAGTCAGTTGTATATTAGgataaataagtttatattccaaaatactcccttcgtccaaaAAAAGACATTTGGGAATGAAAGGATATGAGAATTAGTGCATAATTGATAATGTAAGAAAGATGGGGAGAAGGTATCTAAAATAAAGTTAGTGGATAATGTaactcacattattattagtgtttaatggtggtgaccctagtggtataagttgtacaTAAATTGATATATGAATAATGAGTTTGgaattttccaaaaatggaatttaatatttttacaaaTTGGACAAAAAGAAAAGTTTCGTTATGTTTATAGGACGGTGgaggataatttattttaatagatTTAAAAGTAATTGTCCATCTAAAATTCCAAACCGGGCACATTTCACTATAATGAACTGCTCGCTCAATGCTTGGCGCTGCGGATCTTAGACATAAcatggctttgatccggagtATGATTTCTCAGCGGCATGTTCGgttctcacacatctacagagaaggAAACCGGCTGTCGACTTCCTTGCAGGTAGGGGGTTCAAATCCCTGCCCTTACTTATTATGATTCAATCTATGCGCCTCGGTATCTGAAGGCGctagttaggatggaccagctgtgatatcctaacttccgtttccgccgtagagatgtgggttgatCTAGCTCTTtggtggttggttttgataattttcGTTTCTTCTTATTATGTATTTAGTTATATGTTTCCACTTGATAGCACGGAGGATATCATCTTGTGGGACCTCTACTTTGCATCctcatgttcttgtttagatcttagtcgtttttgggctaagatcatgtttTTGGAACATTGCATTTTGATACTATTTAAGGGTTGGAGGTCTGCCTAAACCTCCCGCCCACAAAGGAcgtttttttgaaaaaaaagaaatgctcGCTCAATGCTTCTTCCAACATTAAGAGCATTCACTATGGTGGCCAATCACCACCGCCGAGCGATCGGCTATCCCATCGGCCATCATTGGCCTCCATTGTGGTGAGGGGACTGATCGCCATTCTTAACCGCCTTCGCCTCGAAGCCGATCCAATGGCCGCGGcgatttccttttttattttttatttttatcccaTATATATACCACATTCCCCACCAATTATTCACATTCATCCCAATTCATTTTATCTCACTCTACATTTTATTTCTCTCTAGTCACATTGTTTTCAATGTTCTTAGTTTGtctttttctgtatttttttaagTATAGGATGTTTTCTCTTTAATGAATTTGTATTGAGTTgtctataatttatttttcttgttattttatgtcattttatatcatactaagagcacccacaatggggcgcccgatggcacgccagATGGtgtccatcgtcctcgggcgcggacgatggcaccattgtgggtgccTGGCATAGGGCGCG contains:
- the LOC121810566 gene encoding putative transcription elongation factor SPT5 homolog 1 isoform X1; amino-acid sequence: MSRRRDEYEDDVEEDDEYDGVDEEDDEADGYDDGGKVKRKRTTSDFIYDEAEEDEDEEEDDDDEDYGGGGGARRRGGGGGKRHKGASNFFDLEAQVDSDEEEEEEEGDDDFIDPGADIPDEDDRRLHRRPLLPREDEQEDVEEIERRIQERYARSLNVEYDEEATDVEQQALLPSVRDPKLWMVKCAIGREREVAVCLMQKCIDRGPELQIRSAIALDHLKNFIYIEADKEAHVKEAIKGMRNIFTGKIMLVPIKEMTDVLSVESKAIDISRDTWVRLKIGTYKGDLAKVVDVDNVRQRATVKVIPRIDLQALSNKLEGREVPKKKAFTPPARFMNIDEARELHIRVERRRDPATGDYFEKIEGMMFKDGFLYKNVSLKSLSTQNVQPTFDELEKFRQPGETGDGDMSSLSTLFANRKKGHFMKGDRVIVVKGDLRNLKGWVEKVEEDTVHIKPNEKGLPKTLAISDKDLCKYFEPGNHVKVVSGATEGATGMVVSVEGHVVNLVSDTTKELIRVFADNVVESSEVTSGVTKIGDYELHDLVVLDDNSFGVIIRVESEAFQVLKGVPERPDVALARLREIKYKVDKKIFAKDRYKNTLSVKDVVKILDGPCRGKQGPVEHIYKGVLFIYDRHHLEHAGFICVKSESCMMVGGSRANGERNGNSFTSKFSHLRTPPRVPTSSMRPPRGGYGGHNNFGGRGGGRGHDALIGATVKIRLGHYKGCKGRVKDVKGSTVRIELESQMKVVAVDRSHISDNVNVTPSRETSRYGMGSETPMHPSRTPLHPYMTPMRDSGVTPYHDGMRTPMRDRAWNPYTPMSPPRDNWEDGNPGSWGTSPQYQPGSPPSRAYEAPTPGSGWTNTPSNNYNEAGTPRDSGSAYANAPSPYLPSTPGGQPPMTPSSAYLPGTPGGQPMTPGSGGLDMMSPVVGADSEGPWFLPDILVNVRRPGDDTTPGVIREVLPDGSSKIALGSSGNGDVVTALPNEIEVVPPRKLDKIKIMGGAHRGATGKLIGIDGTDGIVKVDDTLDVKILDMVSLAKLVQA
- the LOC121810566 gene encoding putative transcription elongation factor SPT5 homolog 1 isoform X2 encodes the protein MVKCAIGREREVAVCLMQKCIDRGPELQIRSAIALDHLKNFIYIEADKEAHVKEAIKGMRNIFTGKIMLVPIKEMTDVLSVESKAIDISRDTWVRLKIGTYKGDLAKVVDVDNVRQRATVKVIPRIDLQALSNKLEGREVPKKKAFTPPARFMNIDEARELHIRVERRRDPATGDYFEKIEGMMFKDGFLYKNVSLKSLSTQNVQPTFDELEKFRQPGETGDGDMSSLSTLFANRKKGHFMKGDRVIVVKGDLRNLKGWVEKVEEDTVHIKPNEKGLPKTLAISDKDLCKYFEPGNHVKVVSGATEGATGMVVSVEGHVVNLVSDTTKELIRVFADNVVESSEVTSGVTKIGDYELHDLVVLDDNSFGVIIRVESEAFQVLKGVPERPDVALARLREIKYKVDKKIFAKDRYKNTLSVKDVVKILDGPCRGKQGPVEHIYKGVLFIYDRHHLEHAGFICVKSESCMMVGGSRANGERNGNSFTSKFSHLRTPPRVPTSSMRPPRGGYGGHNNFGGRGGGRGHDALIGATVKIRLGHYKGCKGRVKDVKGSTVRIELESQMKVVAVDRSHISDNVNVTPSRETSRYGMGSETPMHPSRTPLHPYMTPMRDSGVTPYHDGMRTPMRDRAWNPYTPMSPPRDNWEDGNPGSWGTSPQYQPGSPPSRAYEAPTPGSGWTNTPSNNYNEAGTPRDSGSAYANAPSPYLPSTPGGQPPMTPSSAYLPGTPGGQPMTPGSGGLDMMSPVVGADSEGPWFLPDILVNVRRPGDDTTPGVIREVLPDGSSKIALGSSGNGDVVTALPNEIEVVPPRKLDKIKIMGGAHRGATGKLIGIDGTDGIVKVDDTLDVKILDMVSLAKLVQA